A window from Rhizosphaericola mali encodes these proteins:
- a CDS encoding glycoside hydrolase family protein — translation MQKAGNYAILGYSLDNVILQNMHIKQGWDGIHIRGGNNILIRNSTFETGDDAIAGGYWNNFVITDCKINSSCNGIRVIMPVDGVKIEHSSFEGPGVFTHRTSGAAHRTNMLAGIYIQPGGWGVTKGDINNVTINDLKMHNMDNALMLNLNRENNANNILITNIVADSIRGAFYIHSHNGGYFDHITLENIDVKFTPTTTPDGVWALSVNNVQHLRLKNINWECSRLDAKLAIQLKNVTFPTLENVKLLPKDNQINVENSGDIQSN, via the coding sequence GTGCAAAAAGCAGGTAATTATGCCATACTGGGATATAGTTTGGATAATGTAATATTACAAAATATGCATATAAAACAAGGTTGGGACGGTATACATATTCGAGGTGGTAATAATATATTGATTAGGAATAGTACATTCGAAACAGGAGATGATGCAATTGCTGGAGGGTATTGGAATAATTTTGTTATTACAGATTGTAAAATTAACTCATCTTGTAATGGTATTCGTGTGATTATGCCCGTTGATGGTGTAAAAATTGAACATTCTAGTTTTGAAGGACCTGGAGTCTTTACACATAGAACTTCTGGTGCGGCGCATAGAACAAATATGCTAGCTGGTATTTATATACAACCTGGAGGTTGGGGTGTAACTAAAGGAGACATCAATAATGTTACTATTAATGATTTAAAAATGCATAATATGGATAATGCATTGATGCTTAATTTGAATAGGGAAAATAATGCAAATAATATATTAATTACAAATATAGTAGCAGATAGTATAAGAGGTGCTTTTTATATTCATAGTCACAATGGAGGTTATTTTGATCATATTACATTGGAAAATATTGACGTAAAGTTTACACCTACAACTACTCCTGATGGTGTCTGGGCTCTTAGCGTAAATAATGTCCAACATCTACGTTTAAAAAATATAAATTGGGAATGTAGTAGATTAGATGCGAAACTAGCTATTCAATTAAAAAATGTAACATTTCCTACATTGGAAAATGTGAAATTATTACCAAAAGATAATCAAATTAATGTGGAGAATTCTGGAGATATACAATCTAATTAA
- a CDS encoding IS1595 family transposase yields MSKYTISNFMKDYPNEDACLDKVFSLRYEGCVCPKCNQVGTYKRTKHRRSYQCSKCGNQLYPTKDTIFEKTTTPLTYWFYAIYLYSTSKNGVSAKELERALDVCYKTALRMSHQIKKLMQDNSFDLLEGTIECDETFVGGKNKNRHKDKKVEKCQGRSFKDKTPVLGILERGGRVKCFVVDNTRKESIQPLINSNVKKNSTVFTDEWHGYNGLSSRYNHLFVDHGRGQYVDGNIYTNTLEGFWSHVKRTINGSYIHVSKKHLQKYIDEVSFRYMHKLYQGNLFNEILNRIA; encoded by the coding sequence ATGTCAAAGTATACTATATCCAATTTTATGAAAGATTATCCAAATGAGGATGCTTGTTTGGATAAGGTTTTTTCTTTAAGATATGAAGGTTGTGTATGTCCTAAATGTAATCAAGTTGGAACATACAAAAGGACTAAACATAGACGATCTTACCAATGTTCTAAATGTGGAAATCAACTATATCCTACGAAAGATACTATTTTCGAAAAAACTACTACTCCATTAACTTATTGGTTTTATGCTATATATCTTTATTCAACATCTAAAAATGGAGTTTCTGCAAAAGAATTAGAAAGAGCATTGGATGTATGTTATAAAACAGCATTAAGAATGTCACACCAAATAAAAAAATTAATGCAGGATAACTCTTTTGATCTTTTAGAAGGTACAATTGAGTGTGATGAAACTTTTGTTGGAGGGAAAAATAAAAATAGGCATAAGGATAAAAAAGTAGAAAAATGCCAAGGTCGCAGTTTCAAAGATAAAACACCTGTATTGGGTATATTAGAAAGAGGTGGAAGAGTAAAATGTTTTGTAGTTGACAATACAAGAAAAGAAAGTATTCAACCTCTAATCAATAGCAATGTAAAGAAAAATAGTACAGTATTTACAGACGAATGGCATGGTTATAATGGTTTATCAAGCAGGTATAATCACTTATTCGTAGATCATGGAAGAGGTCAATATGTTGATGGTAATATTTATACAAATACGTTAGAGGGATTTTGGTCCCATGTAAAGCGAACTATAAATGGATCTTATATTCATGTATCTAAAAAACATCTTCAAAAATACATAGATGAAGTATCTTTTAGATACATGCATAAGTTATATCAAGGAAATTTATTTAACGAGATTTTGAATCGGATTGCCTAG
- a CDS encoding glycosyl hydrolase family 28-related protein produces the protein MEGYYLRKKIRLVVKYVLISILCVPIIGNSQSNYNILNFGAKADGRTINTQAINRTIQEAYLKGGGTVIIPRGKFITGTIFLASNVNILLEKDAYLMGSSNINDYRSFIPSKDLTKYSTISDQGNNSNSAYDSIWTKALIIGNEVQNITLLGEGVIDGQHVFNGRGEEGMRGAHTILLSNSRRQMCTQNTNIVFIDYICLCQSILYPIL, from the coding sequence ATGGAAGGGTATTATCTCCGTAAAAAAATAAGACTAGTCGTTAAATACGTATTAATAAGTATTCTTTGTGTACCAATAATAGGCAATAGTCAATCTAATTATAATATTCTAAATTTTGGCGCCAAAGCTGATGGAAGAACGATCAATACACAAGCAATTAATCGTACAATCCAAGAAGCCTATTTAAAAGGCGGAGGTACAGTAATCATTCCAAGAGGTAAATTTATAACAGGAACTATATTTTTAGCTTCTAATGTAAATATTTTGTTGGAAAAGGATGCTTATTTAATGGGATCTTCTAATATTAATGACTATCGTTCTTTTATACCTTCAAAGGATCTGACAAAATATAGCACGATCAGTGATCAAGGAAATAATAGTAATAGTGCTTATGATTCCATTTGGACAAAGGCTTTGATCATAGGAAATGAAGTTCAAAATATTACCCTACTAGGAGAGGGAGTGATTGATGGGCAGCATGTATTTAATGGACGAGGAGAGGAGGGGATGAGGGGTGCCCATACGATCCTATTATCTAATTCCAGAAGGCAGATGTGTACTCAAAACACAAATATAGTTTTTATTGATTATATTTGTTTATGTCAAAGTATACTATATCCAATTTTATGA